Proteins co-encoded in one Setaria viridis chromosome 9, Setaria_viridis_v4.0, whole genome shotgun sequence genomic window:
- the LOC117838198 gene encoding homocysteine S-methyltransferase 1, which produces MGAVEELVAKAGGCVVIDGGFATQLEALGADINDPLWSAACLIARPHLVKEVHMQYLEAGADVIISSSYQATIPGFLARGMTLDEAEDLLQTSVKLALEARDEFWKSTLRKSKPIYNRALVAASIGSYGAYLADGSEYSGSYGADITTEKLKDFHRRRLQVLAGAGPDLIAFEAIPNKMEAQALVELLEEENIQVPSWICFSSVDGKHLCSGESFADCLQILNASEKVAVVGVNCTPPQFIEGIICEFRKQTKKAIAVYPNSGEVWDGIAKRWLPAECLGHKSFDALAKRWHEAGASLIGGCCRTTPSTIRAVSKILKGRAGH; this is translated from the exons ATGGGCGCGGTGGAGGAGCTCGTGGCGAAGGCGGGCGGGTGCGTGGTGATCGACGGCGGCTTCGCCACGCAGCTGGAGGCGCTCGGCGCCGACATCAACGACCCGCTCTGGAGCGCCGCTTGCCTCATCGCCAGGCCGCacctcgtcaaggag GTTCATATGCAGTACCTTGAAGCAGGTGCGGACGTCATCATTTCATCATCCTACCAG GCAACTATCCCGGGATTCCTTGCTAGAGGAATGACTCTGGACGAGGCAGAAGATTTGCTGCAAACAAGTGTAAAACTGGCCCTGGAAGCACGGGATGAATTCTGGAAGTCTACACTGAGGAAGTCGAAGCCTATTTACAACCGTGCCCTAGTCGCTGCATCCATCGGAAGCTATGGAGCCTATCTTGCTGATGGATCAGAGTACAG TGGATCATATGGAGCTGACATCACAACCGAGAAACTGAAGGACTTCCACAGGCGCAGGCTGCAGGTCCTTGCAGGTGCCGGCCCTGACCTGATTGCATTCGAGGCCATTCCCAACAAAATGGAGGCACAG GCATTGGTTGAGCTTCTAGAGGAGGAGAACATCCAGGTTCCATCTTGGATCTGCTTCAGCTCCGTGGATGGCAAGCACCTGTGCTCTGGGGAAAGCTTTGCAGACTGCCTTCAGATCCTGAACGCAAGCGAGAAGGTTGCTGTTGTAGGAGTGAACTGCACTCCTCCTCAATTCATCGAGGGCATCATATGCGAGTTCAGGAAG CAAACGAAGAAAGCGATTGCTGTTTACCCAAACAGCGGAGAGGTCTGGGACGGGATAGCAAAGAGGTGGCTG CCGGCCGAGTGCTTGGGTCACAAGAGCTTCGACGCGCTCGCGAAGAGATGGCATGAGGCCGGGGCCAGCCTCATCGGAGGATGCTGCCGTACCACGCCTTCGACTATTCGGGCCGTTTCCAAGATCCTCAAAGGCAGGGCGGGCCATTGA